The Polyangium mundeleinium genome contains the following window.
GGCGACGACGCTGTACTCGGGGGCGCTATAGCCAGGCGTCGTCACGTCGATGTTCGAACCGAGTGGGAAGAATTTTCGGTTGTGTTTGCCCTCCAAGGAAAGCTGGAGCTTTCCGAGGCCGAAGTTCGCGTTCGCGTACACCGCGTACCCCGACACGTCCGCTTGCCGCTCCGTCGCCGTGCCTTGCGCGTCGATCGCGCCCACGTGCCCGTCGCGGAGTTGCTGCCCCGCGACCTCCACGTAGAGGTCGCCGATCCCCGCGATCGACGGCACGTTCACCGATCCGCTGAACGTCCGAATCTGATTGTGCGAGCGGCCTCCGGGCAGGACCGTGAACTCGGGGAACTGCGCGTAGCAGTGATCCACGCACGTCGAATCGCCCGTGGCGCAGGCGTTCCTGCACGCGAGGTTCTCCTCGGTGAAGGATTTGCGCACCAGCACCGACGCGTTCGCGGCGAACTGGATGGCGTCGATCCCGCCTTCGACGCGGCCGCCGAAGATCGTGTCCTCGAGGTAACTCGGCCTCGGCTCGGCGACGATCGGCTGCCCGTTGATGGCGTACGTCGTCGCGGGCTTCGCGTCCGGAAAGCCGAAAAACAAGGGGGATCCTGCGCCGTGCAGACGCCGACCGCTCACCTCGTCGAAGCGCAGCGGGTTCATCTGTCCCGCGAGCAGCGTGGCGCCGATCCGCGCCGGCCCGAGCTTCTTGTCGAAGACGACCTTCCCACCGCGGATCGTCGTGTCGATCGCGAGTTCGTCGATCTTGCGCACGCTGAGCACGAGGCCGCGGCCGAGCTGCGCGTAGAAATCGCCGATCGTGATGTCTAGGCCCGGCTGGTTGTATCCGACGTAGAGTTTGGCCGGGTACACGCTGTTCAAGAACCGCGTGTTCAGCTCGTTGTAGAAGCGGTTCGCATAGTCGATCGTCTGCGGGACCTGGGCGTTCGGATCCGCCTGCTTTACCGCGTCGATCTGGCGCTGCGCGATCACCTGCGCCTCGGTCCGCTTCGTCGTCAGGTAGTAGAGCGCCGAGTCGAGGCGCACGCCGACGCGGAAGCGCCACCACGTCGCCTGCACGTTCAGGCGGTTGATCCACTCGCCGTAGTCGTCGTCGACGATCGGCCGCGGGTTGAACGCCCTTGGATCGTGGTTGCGGTTGTCCCAGCGATAGTCGACGACCGTGGTGTTGGTGACGTCGAG
Protein-coding sequences here:
- a CDS encoding DUF6029 family protein codes for the protein MRSSSRRAAAALAVTLGSLAIAPAASALDLPGPAGEPIGLDVTNTTVVDYRWDNRNHDPRAFNPRPIVDDDYGEWINRLNVQATWWRFRVGVRLDSALYYLTTKRTEAQVIAQRQIDAVKQADPNAQVPQTIDYANRFYNELNTRFLNSVYPAKLYVGYNQPGLDITIGDFYAQLGRGLVLSVRKIDELAIDTTIRGGKVVFDKKLGPARIGATLLAGQMNPLRFDEVSGRRLHGAGSPLFFGFPDAKPATTYAINGQPIVAEPRPSYLEDTIFGGRVEGGIDAIQFAANASVLVRKSFTEENLACRNACATGDSTCVDHCYAQFPEFTVLPGGRSHNQIRTFSGSVNVPSIAGIGDLYVEVAGQQLRDGHVGAIDAQGTATERQADVSGYAVYANANFGLGKLQLSLEGKHNRKFFPLGSNIDVTTPGYSAPEYSVVAYSAPPTAEPIYIEPIESPNVCMTGGRATANFKYDEHTSVYGWLGRYRSWTEVPTNDLCQSMDDQFRTDTWDTAVGIDMSREQGKSHARAWIGARIAERAVPTLGTRAPGETDVLYYEGYIRYDLVKHIKGPFSLQLQGFHRNRYLPATHGRVWNEGENYTALHWSPHLSAVFGYEYSTRPGCQPELAGADEFKVVLCHYLSGGLTYRSGSTDTWASRLVNTVNLFVGQRRGAIRCVSGVCRLFPPFEGARLEVVSRF